The Halalkalibacter krulwichiae genome has a segment encoding these proteins:
- the spxA gene encoding transcriptional regulator SpxA — protein MVTLLTSPSCTSCRKAKAWLEEHNIPFEERNIFASPLTVEEVKQVVRMTEDGTDEIISTRSKVFQELEVELEALPLQTLFKIISENPGLLRRPIIFDEKRLQVGYNDAEIRRFLPRKVRTFQLQEAQRLVN, from the coding sequence ATGGTTACATTGCTTACATCACCAAGTTGTACATCATGCCGAAAAGCAAAGGCATGGTTAGAAGAACATAATATTCCTTTTGAGGAACGAAATATTTTTGCTTCTCCATTGACGGTTGAAGAAGTAAAACAAGTAGTTAGAATGACAGAGGATGGAACAGATGAGATTATTTCAACTCGTTCTAAAGTATTTCAAGAGTTAGAGGTTGAGTTAGAGGCGTTGCCTTTACAAACGTTATTTAAGATTATTAGTGAGAACCCTGGCTTACTTCGTCGCCCAATTATCTTTGATGAAAAGCGTCTACAAGTTGGTTATAATGATGCAGAAATTCGTCGTTTTCTTCCTAGGAAAGTACGTACTTTCCAATTGCAAGAAGCTCAACGACTAGTTAATTAA
- the cls gene encoding cardiolipin synthase: MKNQLNVIVFLALLLALLYMTRGHWEGWVVGALSVAFSLSVVFIAVVIFFENRHPTKTLTWLLVLAAFPLFGFFFYLLFGQNHRKNRSFSNKAIQDEQEFKKIEGDRQLNEDQINSMGEHQQLLFRLAHRLGNNPVSFSSETKVLTDGKETFTHILRALRLAKHHIHLEYYIVRDDKLGKEIKDILMERAKAGVEVRFLYDAVGSWKLSKAYIKDLRMSGVEVVPFSPVRLPFLNHKLNYRNHRKIIVIDGVIGFVGGLNIGDEYLGRHSYFGKWRDTHLFVRGEAVRTLQLIFLRDWFYQTGEKILSPTYLSPSLPTVSGDGGVQMIASGPDTRWEVNKKLFFSMITSAKKSIWIASPYFIPDDDILSALKIAALSGIDVRLLVPNRPDKRIVFHASRSYFPELLETGVKVYEYNRGFMHSKLMIVDHELASIGTSNMDMRSFHLNFEVNAYLYRTKSVTKLVSDFVYDLNHSNQLDYKLFKNRSIFHRIIESTSRLLSPLL, translated from the coding sequence ATGAAAAATCAATTAAATGTAATAGTATTCTTGGCTTTATTACTGGCTTTGCTTTATATGACTAGAGGACATTGGGAGGGCTGGGTCGTTGGTGCGCTGAGTGTGGCTTTCTCTTTATCGGTTGTGTTTATAGCTGTTGTCATATTTTTTGAAAATCGTCATCCTACTAAAACATTAACATGGTTATTGGTGTTAGCTGCATTTCCTTTATTTGGCTTCTTTTTTTATTTGTTATTTGGTCAAAATCATCGTAAAAATCGTTCTTTTTCAAATAAAGCAATACAAGACGAACAAGAGTTTAAAAAGATTGAGGGGGACAGACAGTTAAATGAGGACCAAATTAATAGTATGGGAGAACATCAACAACTTCTTTTTCGATTAGCCCATCGATTAGGGAATAATCCCGTTTCTTTTTCAAGTGAAACAAAGGTACTGACAGATGGAAAAGAAACCTTTACTCATATTTTACGAGCTCTTCGACTAGCAAAACATCATATTCATCTAGAATATTATATTGTTCGTGACGATAAGCTCGGAAAAGAGATAAAAGACATATTAATGGAAAGAGCAAAAGCTGGTGTAGAAGTACGCTTTCTTTATGATGCTGTTGGGAGTTGGAAGTTATCAAAAGCGTACATTAAAGATTTACGAATGTCAGGGGTTGAAGTCGTTCCATTTTCCCCGGTAAGGCTTCCATTTTTAAATCATAAACTTAATTATCGAAATCATAGAAAAATCATTGTGATTGATGGAGTAATTGGCTTTGTTGGTGGGTTAAATATCGGAGATGAATATTTAGGTAGGCATTCATATTTCGGAAAATGGCGAGATACACATTTGTTCGTTAGGGGAGAGGCTGTACGAACACTTCAACTTATTTTTTTACGAGATTGGTTCTATCAAACAGGAGAGAAAATATTAAGTCCAACTTATCTTTCTCCATCTCTACCAACCGTTTCTGGAGATGGTGGGGTACAAATGATTGCGAGCGGCCCTGATACTCGCTGGGAAGTTAATAAGAAGTTGTTTTTTTCGATGATTACGTCAGCCAAGAAATCGATTTGGATCGCAAGTCCTTATTTCATACCAGATGATGACATTTTAAGTGCATTAAAGATTGCAGCCCTTAGTGGAATAGATGTCCGGTTACTAGTTCCCAACCGTCCAGATAAGCGCATTGTTTTCCATGCTTCTCGATCGTACTTCCCTGAGCTGTTGGAGACAGGAGTTAAGGTGTATGAATACAATCGAGGGTTTATGCATAGTAAATTAATGATTGTTGACCATGAACTTGCTTCGATTGGCACCTCAAATATGGATATGCGTAGCTTTCACCTTAATTTTGAAGTGAATGCTTATTTATATCGAACAAAAAGTGTAACAAAATTAGTTAGTGATTTTGTCTATGATTTAAATCATTCCAATCAGCTCGATTATAAATTATTTAAAAACCGTTCTATCTTCCATCGAATTATTGAATCAACATCTAGATTGTTATCTCCATTATTATAA
- a CDS encoding GNAT family N-acetyltransferase yields the protein MNWYEKLNKYFPIEEMKSKEHMDLLLKEKADIYHKDEGPNHVMMYVETDDFVFVDYLFVSKDARGQGLGKKLLNELKEKGKPIILEVEPVDYEDTDTKKRQRFYAREGFKHAESIGYKRRSLATNEVNELEILFWSPTDDTEKSIYEKMKHTYENIHTYKDKELYGEAYEDVDVVLTYEAEKDQASL from the coding sequence ATGAACTGGTATGAAAAGCTAAATAAATACTTTCCGATAGAAGAGATGAAATCAAAAGAGCATATGGATCTACTGTTAAAGGAAAAGGCCGATATTTACCATAAAGATGAAGGCCCTAATCATGTTATGATGTATGTAGAAACAGATGATTTCGTTTTTGTTGATTATCTATTTGTTTCGAAAGATGCAAGAGGGCAAGGGCTTGGAAAGAAGCTGCTTAACGAACTAAAGGAAAAGGGAAAGCCAATCATTCTTGAGGTTGAACCTGTAGATTATGAAGATACTGATACAAAGAAAAGGCAGCGCTTTTATGCCAGAGAAGGATTTAAGCACGCAGAATCAATAGGTTATAAAAGGCGGTCTCTTGCTACAAACGAGGTAAATGAATTAGAAATTCTTTTTTGGTCTCCAACGGATGATACAGAAAAGAGTATTTACGAAAAAATGAAGCATACGTACGAAAATATTCATACGTATAAAGACAAAGAATTATATGGTGAGGCATATGAAGATGTAGATGTTGTCCTAACGTATGAAGCTGAGAAAGATCAAGCGAGTCTTTAA
- a CDS encoding putative glycoside hydrolase produces the protein MRKVVFVLMLCILGLVGPFSAQAEQTESNVAREHQFKFGKKTPFSIPDEATRFAFQSGYTFDYPEDGVRGIYVTGNTAGGQRFQTLLDLINSSELNSMVIDIKDDHGYLTYLPEESSQFKDVSKNYITDPNQLMKTLEENQVYPIARIVVFKDSVLANKRPELSFKENGDVWKNNRGEAFVNPFLKEVWDYNIQIAEKAAKLGFKEIQFDYVRFPEGFERRDEMLEYEVGTYKDGENNVERRVAAVSDFVAYAKEQLAPYGVDVSVDIFGYAATIEEAPGIGQNFAKISSHVDVISSMIYPSHWTPYFGIDKPDLYPYELTKAYAEVENKVLNNIENRPTSRPWIQDFTATWLGTGNYKQYGKKEVEAQIKALQEEGINEFLLWNASNQYTEGVNYKP, from the coding sequence ATGCGAAAGGTGGTATTTGTGCTCATGCTTTGCATTCTTGGCTTAGTCGGGCCTTTTTCTGCACAAGCAGAGCAGACAGAGTCAAACGTTGCAAGAGAACATCAGTTTAAGTTTGGGAAGAAGACGCCTTTTAGCATTCCCGATGAAGCAACAAGATTCGCTTTTCAATCAGGTTACACATTTGACTATCCTGAAGACGGGGTGCGAGGGATTTATGTCACTGGAAATACTGCTGGCGGGCAAAGATTTCAGACCCTCTTAGATTTAATTAACTCAAGTGAGCTGAATTCTATGGTTATTGACATAAAAGATGATCATGGGTATTTAACTTATCTTCCTGAAGAAAGCTCACAGTTTAAAGACGTTTCTAAGAACTACATTACTGATCCGAACCAATTAATGAAAACTCTAGAAGAAAATCAAGTATACCCAATTGCGCGGATCGTTGTCTTCAAAGATTCAGTCCTCGCTAACAAAAGACCAGAGTTATCATTCAAAGAAAATGGTGATGTTTGGAAAAATAATAGAGGTGAAGCTTTCGTTAATCCCTTTTTAAAAGAAGTTTGGGATTACAACATTCAGATTGCTGAAAAAGCAGCCAAGCTAGGTTTTAAAGAAATTCAATTTGATTATGTACGCTTTCCCGAAGGTTTTGAGCGTCGAGATGAAATGTTGGAATATGAAGTAGGCACGTATAAAGACGGTGAGAATAATGTAGAAAGACGAGTGGCTGCTGTATCAGATTTTGTTGCTTATGCAAAAGAACAGTTAGCTCCTTATGGAGTGGATGTTTCTGTCGATATATTCGGATATGCAGCAACAATTGAAGAAGCACCAGGGATTGGACAAAACTTTGCTAAAATCTCAAGTCATGTCGATGTAATCTCTTCCATGATTTATCCAAGTCATTGGACACCTTATTTTGGCATTGATAAACCTGATTTATACCCTTATGAACTGACAAAAGCTTATGCAGAAGTTGAAAATAAGGTATTAAATAATATAGAGAATCGTCCTACTTCCAGACCCTGGATTCAGGATTTTACAGCAACATGGTTGGGTACAGGAAACTATAAACAGTATGGAAAAAAAGAGGTTGAAGCCCAAATTAAAGCGTTGCAGGAAGAAGGAATAAATGAGTTCCTGCTTTGGAACGCTTCTAATCAATATACAGAAGGTGTTAATTATAAACCATGA
- a CDS encoding TerC family protein produces the protein MDMDFLLSLLTIIGIDIVLGGDNAIVVALACRNLPKEIRNKAIVLGIGLALITRMCLTLVAVQLLEIPFLLAISGALLIYIAYSLLTDHADDRNIEGGTNLWSAIKAIIIADLVMGFDNVIAVAGAAHGDTLLVMLGLIISVPIIIWGSKLILRAFDRFPIIVYFGAGILAFTASRMITHEVMLAPLFSQHPLFTFLFKVIIIAGVIIAGIIRVKWAKAQ, from the coding sequence ATGGATATGGATTTTCTACTTTCACTTTTAACGATTATTGGAATTGACATTGTATTAGGGGGAGACAATGCGATTGTAGTAGCTCTCGCTTGTAGAAATTTGCCTAAAGAAATACGGAATAAAGCAATTGTTCTCGGTATTGGCTTAGCACTTATTACACGAATGTGCTTAACGCTTGTAGCCGTTCAATTACTAGAAATCCCTTTCCTTTTAGCAATAAGTGGAGCCCTGCTGATTTATATCGCTTATAGTTTATTAACCGATCATGCAGATGATCGGAACATTGAAGGCGGAACGAATTTATGGAGTGCAATCAAAGCAATAATTATTGCAGACCTAGTTATGGGCTTTGACAATGTCATTGCCGTAGCCGGAGCTGCTCATGGAGACACTCTATTAGTAATGCTAGGTCTAATTATTTCAGTTCCTATCATTATTTGGGGAAGCAAATTAATTTTAAGAGCGTTTGATCGATTTCCGATTATCGTCTACTTTGGTGCAGGCATTCTTGCTTTCACTGCAAGCCGAATGATTACACATGAGGTAATGCTTGCTCCATTATTTAGCCAACATCCATTATTCACGTTTTTATTTAAAGTCATCATCATAGCTGGTGTCATTATAGCCGGTATAATCCGTGTTAAATGGGCAAAAGCACAATAA
- the mecA gene encoding adaptor protein MecA translates to MDIERVNDTTIKFYITYTDIEDRGFDRDEIWYNRERGEELFFEMMNEANDRDDEFELEGPLWIQIHALDKGLEIVVTRGQVSDGNVKLEIPVSDRDSGDTNLIDLMAGNEEDELEPANDHLEIVIGFRDFEDIISLSHNFFIDDLYNELYHFEGTYYLYVVFNDERYNEDEQDDMLSQMLEYGYESDISIYRMMEYGKEIVKENALPVIRTSFSK, encoded by the coding sequence ATGGATATTGAACGCGTAAATGATACAACCATTAAGTTTTATATAACGTATACAGATATTGAGGATAGAGGCTTTGATCGAGATGAAATTTGGTACAATCGTGAGCGTGGAGAAGAGCTCTTCTTCGAAATGATGAACGAAGCAAATGATCGAGATGATGAGTTTGAGTTAGAAGGACCACTCTGGATTCAAATTCATGCACTAGATAAAGGATTAGAAATTGTCGTTACAAGAGGTCAAGTCTCTGATGGCAATGTTAAGCTTGAAATACCCGTTTCAGATAGGGATTCAGGAGATACTAATCTGATTGATTTAATGGCTGGTAATGAAGAGGATGAATTAGAGCCTGCTAATGATCATCTTGAGATAGTAATTGGCTTTAGAGATTTCGAGGATATTATCTCGCTTAGTCATAATTTCTTTATAGATGATTTATATAATGAACTTTATCATTTTGAAGGAACGTACTATTTATATGTAGTCTTCAATGATGAACGCTATAACGAAGATGAACAAGATGATATGCTTAGCCAAATGCTTGAATACGGCTATGAGTCAGATATATCAATTTATCGAATGATGGAATACGGTAAAGAAATCGTTAAAGAGAATGCATTACCTGTCATTCGAACTTCTTTCTCAAAATAA